Genomic segment of Bacteroidota bacterium:
ACCATGATCACCGATAATAAAGGCGAACTCATAAATGCTTACCTGACCAAAGACCAGAAATGGAGAATGAAAACCGAGCTGGATGAAATTTCGCCACTGTTGCAGAAAACGATCATTGCCAAAGAAGACAAATACTTCTACTCTCATCCCGGTGTAAACCCGGTTGCTGTTGGCCGGGCATTCTTTAAAAATATTTTCAGGATGAAACGTACCAGCGGCGCCAGCACCATTACTATGCAGGTGGCAAGGGCGTTGGAGCCGGGTAAAAGAAATATCTGGAGCAAGACCCGGGAAATGTTCAGAGCCTTTCAACTGGAACTGAAGTATAGTAAAAAAGAGATCCTGCAACTCTACTTAAACCTTGTTCCTTATGGTGGAAATATTGAAGGGGTAAAATCTGCTTCGTTACTTTATTTTAATAAGAATCCTGATCATCTTTCGCTGGCAGAAATAACAGCATTAAGCATTATTCCAAACCGGCCTTCATCGCTGGTGATGGGAAAGAATAATGACCTGATCATAGAAGAAAGAAACCGTTGGTTGAAAAAATTTGCTGCTGATAAAGTATTTACGGAGAAAGAAATTGAAGATGCGCTGGCCGAACCGTTAACAGCTACAAGGAATACAGTGCCACATTATGCTCAGCATTTATCTTATAAACTGAAAAAGCAAGGTGGCCATTTTATTAAAACACATATTGATCTTAATACCCAATTGAAAACTGAAAAGCTGGTAGAAGATTACACCCGTTCACTAAAATTGCGCAATATTAAAAATGCTGCTGTAATAATTATTGATAACAAAACGCATAATGTGATCAGCTATGTGGGTTCATCATCATTTACTGATACAACAGATGGTGGACAGGTAAATGGCGCCAACGCTATCCGCCAACCGGGAAGCACATTAAAACCTTTATTGTATGCAATGTGTTTTGATGAAGGCCTGCTTACACCCAAAATGATGATAACAGACGTACCGGTAAACTACCTGGGTTATGCACCGGAAAACTATGATCAGAAATTCAACGGCTATGTAACTGTTGAGTATGCTCTGGAACATTCATTAAATATTCCTGCAGTAAAAAGTTTACAGCAACTTGGTCATGACAGGCTGATACAAAAATTGGCAGCTTGTGATTTTAAACAAATAAAAAGGGATCAGCAGAAGCTGGGTTTATCAATGATACTGGGTGGCTGCGGCGCAACACTTGAAGAAATGACAGGTTTGTTTTCTTCTTTTGCAAGCAACGGAACATATATCTCTCCTTCTTACTCAATGAATGATACGCTACATAAAAAAATAAATATTGTAAGTGATGCCGCAGCCTATATGATCGATGAAATTCTTTCGAAAGTAAACAGGCCGGATTTTCCATTGAGCTGGAGTGCAACAGAGAAAATGCCGAAGATCGCTTGGAAAACCGGAACAAGTTATGGTCGTCGTGATGCGTGGAGTATCGGCTTTAATAAAAATTATACGGTCGGCGTCTGGTGTGGAAACTTCAGCGGTGTAGGTGTAGCTGATCTAAGTGGCGCTGAAATAGCAACACCCTTGCTTTTCAAAATTTTTAATACAATAGATTATGACAGTGATGAAGAATGGTTTACACTGCCGAAAGATTGCGAACAAAGAATGGTTTGCAGTGAAACTGGTTTAGTGCCTGGTTCTAATTGTAAGAATATGATACTTGATGAATTCATTCCGCTTATCTCTTCTACAAAACAGTGCAGCAACAGGCAGGAAGTATTATTAAGCGCCGATGAAAAAACTTCCTATTGCAAAAGCTGTGTACCTGAGACAGGATACAAAAAGAAACTGATGAAGATCACTGAGCCGGAGATGCAGGCTTATTTTTCGGAGAACGGAATGAGTTATGAAAAAATTCCGCCGCATAACGAAAACTGTGAAGTGATATTTAAAGGCAATGCGCCTAATATTACTTTCCCTGTCAATGGTTCAGAATATCTGATCAGCAAAAAGATACCTGAACCTTTACTGCTTACCTGCAAAGCAGCAGCCGATGTAAGCAAAGTGTACTGGTATATCGATGATAAATTTTTTAAAGCAGCTCATCCGGGAGAAAAACAATTCTTTGTCCCCACTGAAGGGCCTGTGAAAATTTCCTGTACGGATGATAAAGGAAGAAATAGGAACATCAAGATCACGGTGAAGTTTGTGAATCTATAGAACTTCTTCCTACACGAGTCTTGTCATGTCGAGCCGGCTTCTTGATTTAACATTCGAAATAAAGAAATAAGAGGTGAGACATCTCAGACCTGTTAGTGTTTGAGATGTCTCACCTACCATTCATTAAAATCAAAGACTTCAAAACTTACCGGTTCGACATGACAAGACACTGATGAGTTGGCTAAGCCGCTTTTGTTGAAGAACAAAAAAAATCCTCGCCGAAGCGAGGATCTAAATTATTTTCTAATGTTTTTAATTCGTCTTATTCACCGAACCGGCACCGGAAGTACTTACTACCACTGAGGAGGCACTGCCTTTATAGGTAACATTCGATGCCCCTGTTGCTTCTCCTTTTACACTTACACTTGCAAATACATCAGCAGTACTGGCACCGCTAAGATCTACATCTGCATTTTCAGTCATTAGCTCAAAACATCTTGCATTTGATGCGCCGCTTGCATTAATGTAAAGATCTTTTGTTTCCCCTGCCAATCTCAGATCAGATGCCCCGGTAAGATCGCCGGATATTTTTGGAGCTTTCAGATCCAACTCAATTTTACTTGCGCCGGTAGCATGAAAACTGATCTCACTTGTATTTTCAATTTTATTTTCGCCAATAATATCGCAGGCCCCGCTTGCTTCAAAGCTTTTGAAATTTTTTCCGCTTACATATACTTTAATTCCGCTGGAAGCATTGAGGTTGGTATTATTAACCTGGTGAATTTCCAGCACGCCGTTTTCCACTTTTGTTATAATGTACTCCTGCAAGTTCGCATCTATCTCCACTTTTACAGATTCAGTTGAATCCTGTCTTACGATTACATCAATGCCGCCGCTTACATCAATACCGTTGAAGCCGGAAACCGATCGATTCTCTTTTGTTATGTTGCCATTGCCATCGATATGTTCGCCAAACCAGCTATGGCAGGATGATAAGGTAAAAGTTAAAACTGCAATTGTTGCTAAAATATTTCTCATGAGTTATGGTTTAAGCCACCAAAGGTGAATTTTATTTTGATATGACGATCGGGATTGTTATGAGGTTACAGATATCTTTCAATGAAACGTGAAATGCGAAAGATCTGACACCGTTTGCCGTTTCACCTTTCACCTAACAGTTCCTACCTTTGCGGCCATGTCTGAAAAACTGCCTCACGACCATATTATCCCCTACAAAGATTCCAGTAAAAATAAGAAGGTACAAGTGGCTGAAATGTTTGACCGTATTGCCCCGAAATACGATTTTATGAACCGCTTTTTGTCGGCCGGCATTGATGTGGGCTGGCGCAAAAAAGCGATCAAAAAACTCAAGCCCGACAACCCCAAAACGATACTCGATATTGCGACCGGCACGGGTGATATGGCAATTCTTGCCTGCCGGATCCTGAACCCTGATAAAATTGAGGGAATTGATATTTCTGTACAAATGCTGGAGCTGGGAAAAAAGAAAATTGAAAAAGAAGGACTTAGCAATAAAATTCGCTTACAAATAGGTGATTCTGAGGCAATAAACTTCGCTCCGGATTCGTTTGATGGCGGTATGGTAGCCTTCGGTGTCCGTAACTTTGAAAACCTTGAAAAAGGACTTACAGAAATTTATCGTGTACTGAAACCGGGGGCACAATTAGTCGTACTTGAATTTTCAAAACCAAAAACCTGGGGAATGAAGTCGCTCTACAATTTGTACATGAAAATTGTAGCGCCAAAAATGGCCGGTTGGGTGAGCCAGAATAAAGAAGCATATGATTATTTATGTGAGTCGGCCAAGGCTTTTCCGGAAAGACAGGAGTTTGTAAATATTTTAAATAAATCAGGATTTTCCGATACCTCGTTTAAACCGCTAAGCCTAGGAATATGTTGCATCTACACAGGAAGAAAAAAATGATTGTGTTACAGGGATTGATTTTGCTTTCAGCATTTATTTTTCCTTCGCATAAAATTTTTGCCCAGAAATACCTCGAGTATAGCTCAGATTGGTACATGGCAGATCATGATTACAAGCCTTATTATTTTGGCATCACTCTCGCAGGTAACTCAGCAAAATTTCATACAGAAAAACATCCAAAGTTTTTAGAGGATGATAGTGTGTATGTAGCTGACCCTATCAATAGTCCGGGTTTTGGTTTGGGGCTTGCGGCTACTGCAAGATTGAGCAACCGTTTTCAACTACGCTTCAATCCCCAGCTTATTTTTACTGAACGCAGCATTTATTACAAATTAAAATACCCGGATATTAATGACGGAACTGAAGTAACAAAAAAAGTTGAATCCGTAATTATGTCTTTCCCGGTTCATATAAAATTTCAAAGTGATCGCATTGGCAATTTTCGTGTATACATGTTTGGAGGTGTAAAAGCGGATATTGATATGGCGAGTAATGCAAGAGCCAAACGTGCCGAAGACCTGGTAAAGATCAAGAGTAAAGATTACGGTATTGAAGCTGGAATAGGCTTCAATTTTTTTATGCAGAGTTTTATTTTTTCTCCTGAAATAAAGATCAGCAATGGTCTCGGCAATATTCACAGCCGCGATCCTGCTTTAAAATATTCCTCAGTCTTTGATCGCATACAATCAAGGATGATCATGTTTACAATTCATCTGGAAGGGTAAGTCACCCCCTGTCCCCCTAAAGGGGTGACTTAGATCGAAGACTCTTTATACAATCATACATTCTCAAAAAAGTTAGGTTTTATTTTTGTTACCAGCGACATTGCTACTGTCAACTTTTGTTGCGTCGCACTCTTATACTGTAATGATACTATTCAACAATTTCGAAAAGAGAGGGCTGTGTTACAGCAAGCCCCCTTCAGGGGGTTTGGGGTTAATAATCAAACTCCCTTCTGTGCATATTCCACCTTACACCGATTGAAACTGCAGTTGTATTTTTTGAAGTGATGGGTGCTGTTTCAGTATCCTGCTTACGGTATAATGCATTCAGCTCAATAAAGAGATTCTCTTTTAGTTCATATTGCAGAAGCAAAGAGCCATAAAATACATTTGTTTTCCAGCCCTCGCCTATTTCATAACCATAATCCATCGTACGAAGCGGTGGTGTGTTCGGGTAAAAAATATTACTGCCATAGCTTACTGTGGTATTGGAATCACGACCCTGCATATAATAAATCAGTTTTGCATTTATCAGCCATTTAGGTGCAGGCTGATACCGGGCAATACCTATCCATTCACTGAAGTTGGCTCCCAATGGATGTGCCAGTGGTTGATTATAATGAGTAAGATTAGCAACCGAATCACGATGCGAATAAGTGAACGGGCGGACACGGTTGTGCTCTACCTGTAAGTCAAGGTTTTTTATATTGAAAGCATCAATATATTTTGCGCCAAGCTGAATAGCCCATTTATTGCCCCACCAGCCGTCGTTCTTTTTTACTTCATCCAGGACAAATTCATCGATTACGATCTGGTTATAAAACTGGAATTTCTTTGCCACGTTCGCTTTAAAATCAATACCGGCAATAGCATTATCATAGCTTCCGCTTTGCTGTTCAATTGAGCGATAAAATATGATAGGATTGAGATACCCAAATTCAAAATGGTCCTGGCGACCGAATATTACCGCCTCATACAAACCCATATTCAGCCATTTGGTGATCGCAATATCAAGATGATGAATGGCAGCGTATTTTTTTGGAATTAATTTATCGCCTCCCGGTACATGGGCATTCTGCAATTCGGCAAATATGTTCTGGTAATTGATCTTCCATATCCGGGTATTCAGTTTTAAGAATAACATATTACTGGAAAAATCACTCAGCATCAGGCTGCGATATCCATTACCGATAA
This window contains:
- the ubiE gene encoding bifunctional demethylmenaquinone methyltransferase/2-methoxy-6-polyprenyl-1,4-benzoquinol methylase UbiE is translated as MSEKLPHDHIIPYKDSSKNKKVQVAEMFDRIAPKYDFMNRFLSAGIDVGWRKKAIKKLKPDNPKTILDIATGTGDMAILACRILNPDKIEGIDISVQMLELGKKKIEKEGLSNKIRLQIGDSEAINFAPDSFDGGMVAFGVRNFENLEKGLTEIYRVLKPGAQLVVLEFSKPKTWGMKSLYNLYMKIVAPKMAGWVSQNKEAYDYLCESAKAFPERQEFVNILNKSGFSDTSFKPLSLGICCIYTGRKK
- a CDS encoding DUF2807 domain-containing protein, with amino-acid sequence MRNILATIAVLTFTLSSCHSWFGEHIDGNGNITKENRSVSGFNGIDVSGGIDVIVRQDSTESVKVEIDANLQEYIITKVENGVLEIHQVNNTNLNASSGIKVYVSGKNFKSFEASGACDIIGENKIENTSEISFHATGASKIELDLKAPKISGDLTGASDLRLAGETKDLYINASGASNARCFELMTENADVDLSGASTADVFASVSVKGEATGASNVTYKGSASSVVVSTSGAGSVNKTN
- the pbpC gene encoding penicillin-binding protein 1C codes for the protein MKLRIKITRQSVKRFFKRLGIAILSLIVLFFLLNWIFPLPDKVEYSTMITDNKGELINAYLTKDQKWRMKTELDEISPLLQKTIIAKEDKYFYSHPGVNPVAVGRAFFKNIFRMKRTSGASTITMQVARALEPGKRNIWSKTREMFRAFQLELKYSKKEILQLYLNLVPYGGNIEGVKSASLLYFNKNPDHLSLAEITALSIIPNRPSSLVMGKNNDLIIEERNRWLKKFAADKVFTEKEIEDALAEPLTATRNTVPHYAQHLSYKLKKQGGHFIKTHIDLNTQLKTEKLVEDYTRSLKLRNIKNAAVIIIDNKTHNVISYVGSSSFTDTTDGGQVNGANAIRQPGSTLKPLLYAMCFDEGLLTPKMMITDVPVNYLGYAPENYDQKFNGYVTVEYALEHSLNIPAVKSLQQLGHDRLIQKLAACDFKQIKRDQQKLGLSMILGGCGATLEEMTGLFSSFASNGTYISPSYSMNDTLHKKINIVSDAAAYMIDEILSKVNRPDFPLSWSATEKMPKIAWKTGTSYGRRDAWSIGFNKNYTVGVWCGNFSGVGVADLSGAEIATPLLFKIFNTIDYDSDEEWFTLPKDCEQRMVCSETGLVPGSNCKNMILDEFIPLISSTKQCSNRQEVLLSADEKTSYCKSCVPETGYKKKLMKITEPEMQAYFSENGMSYEKIPPHNENCEVIFKGNAPNITFPVNGSEYLISKKIPEPLLLTCKAAADVSKVYWYIDDKFFKAAHPGEKQFFVPTEGPVKISCTDDKGRNRNIKITVKFVNL
- a CDS encoding PorT family protein; the encoded protein is MADHDYKPYYFGITLAGNSAKFHTEKHPKFLEDDSVYVADPINSPGFGLGLAATARLSNRFQLRFNPQLIFTERSIYYKLKYPDINDGTEVTKKVESVIMSFPVHIKFQSDRIGNFRVYMFGGVKADIDMASNARAKRAEDLVKIKSKDYGIEAGIGFNFFMQSFIFSPEIKISNGLGNIHSRDPALKYSSVFDRIQSRMIMFTIHLEG